Proteins encoded within one genomic window of Nitrospira sp. CR1.1:
- a CDS encoding Lrp/AsnC family transcriptional regulator has product MPDRAYVLINVHPGQTADVVKALADIKEIKQIDPCWGKPDIFTIVEIPHQDALTQLVLAKIHAIPGVEQTDTHNVYRLQEAKPK; this is encoded by the coding sequence ATGCCCGACCGAGCCTACGTGCTGATCAACGTGCATCCCGGTCAAACCGCCGACGTCGTGAAGGCCTTAGCGGACATTAAAGAAATCAAACAAATCGACCCTTGCTGGGGCAAACCGGACATCTTCACAATCGTTGAAATTCCCCATCAAGACGCCTTAACCCAGCTTGTGCTGGCAAAAATTCACGCCATCCCCGGCGTGGAGCAAACAGATACCCATAACGTCTACCGGCTTCAGGAGGCCAAACCCAAATGA
- a CDS encoding c-type cytochrome, giving the protein MAGIGLVALVAAFPACESNATNQDGAKPAAGATPADVQAGEAKFSANCAACHGVRAVGTKQGPPLVHKIYEPNHHADMAFQRAAENGVRAHHWEFGNMPKIEGVTSADVEQIIRYVRWLQREAGIY; this is encoded by the coding sequence ATGGCGGGAATCGGACTGGTCGCCCTTGTTGCGGCCTTCCCTGCCTGCGAATCGAACGCCACCAATCAAGATGGGGCCAAGCCGGCCGCAGGGGCCACACCAGCCGATGTGCAAGCGGGCGAGGCGAAGTTTAGCGCCAATTGCGCCGCCTGTCATGGTGTCCGCGCGGTCGGAACCAAACAGGGCCCTCCGCTGGTCCACAAGATTTATGAACCGAACCATCATGCCGATATGGCGTTCCAGCGCGCGGCGGAAAATGGCGTCAGGGCCCACCATTGGGAGTTCGGGAATATGCCGAAAATCGAAGGGGTGACGTCGGCCGATGTGGAGCAGATTATTCGGTACGTACGATGGCTGCAACGCGAGGCGGGAATTTACTAG
- a CDS encoding DUF4340 domain-containing protein, protein MARYWPTVLLAGVFAGLGLYLYFVELPEQRTELVTATQAKQILPFEQAQITALRVRSHSGEVVLNQSPGRPWNITAPIETDADQRQVQALLRALITGKVSRLVETHPASLTPFGLDHPSTVVTVSAGDRDETLSIGDAGPLSSTLYVLRASDEAVLLTDLAPKDFLNRTLLSFRRKELLQFNQQDTEQLRLTYPSTEIVLYGIEEKPKKKWRIRYPIDAEADRTEVQALLFRLEDLKALAIVDPGPEREKLAPSLTKPKVKVTVHAAGTDQVVRLFQPDPASGEAYAQTAPDGPIYKINPSVIKELTKDLFALQDKRLLGVDTGDIALLAVKTREEQYTLVHDRDGWTLEDQPTEKLRQDVADLLVSRIVNLPAEERVLKQAGPLAPYGLVAPVAEFVATGKDGRVAGRLALGNQSGGLLYAIGHRIPGVFQVRPDLLTQIPSRLALLARGPETPP, encoded by the coding sequence ATGGCGCGCTATTGGCCGACAGTGCTCCTGGCAGGCGTCTTTGCAGGGCTTGGCCTGTATCTCTACTTCGTCGAACTCCCTGAGCAACGGACTGAACTCGTCACTGCGACCCAGGCCAAGCAAATCCTGCCGTTTGAACAAGCTCAGATCACCGCCTTACGGGTCCGTAGCCATTCCGGGGAAGTGGTCCTTAATCAGTCACCCGGACGGCCCTGGAATATTACCGCGCCGATTGAAACAGACGCCGATCAACGTCAGGTCCAGGCCCTTCTCCGAGCACTCATCACAGGGAAAGTCTCACGCCTGGTTGAAACTCATCCGGCGTCACTGACGCCCTTCGGTCTGGATCACCCCTCCACGGTCGTCACTGTGAGCGCCGGCGATCGCGACGAAACCCTTTCGATCGGGGACGCCGGCCCCCTGTCCTCAACCCTCTATGTGCTCAGAGCATCGGATGAGGCGGTGCTCCTGACCGACCTGGCGCCGAAAGACTTTCTGAATCGAACGCTCCTCTCCTTCCGGCGTAAAGAACTATTGCAATTCAACCAACAGGACACGGAGCAACTTCGCCTCACCTATCCCTCCACCGAAATCGTACTGTACGGGATTGAGGAGAAGCCGAAGAAAAAATGGAGAATCCGCTACCCCATCGACGCCGAAGCGGATCGCACAGAAGTCCAAGCCCTCCTCTTTCGTTTGGAAGATCTCAAAGCCCTGGCCATCGTCGATCCCGGACCTGAACGGGAGAAACTCGCGCCGTCACTGACCAAGCCCAAGGTGAAAGTTACCGTACATGCGGCCGGGACCGACCAGGTCGTTCGCCTCTTTCAGCCAGATCCCGCCAGCGGCGAAGCCTACGCGCAAACCGCTCCGGACGGCCCCATCTATAAAATCAATCCCTCCGTCATTAAAGAACTGACGAAAGATCTGTTCGCCTTGCAGGACAAGCGGCTCCTTGGAGTCGATACGGGCGACATTGCCCTGCTCGCCGTTAAGACACGAGAAGAACAGTACACCCTGGTTCACGACCGCGATGGATGGACGCTTGAGGATCAACCGACGGAGAAATTACGGCAGGACGTTGCCGATCTGCTGGTCAGCCGGATCGTGAATCTGCCCGCGGAAGAACGTGTCCTCAAGCAAGCCGGCCCACTGGCTCCCTACGGACTCGTCGCCCCCGTTGCCGAATTTGTCGCCACCGGAAAAGACGGTCGTGTGGCTGGACGCCTGGCCCTCGGCAATCAATCAGGAGGACTACTGTATGCCATTGGCCACCGGATACCAGGCGTATTCCAGGTCCGCCCTGACCTATTGACCCAGATCCCCTCCCGGCTCGCCCTGCTCGCCAGGGGCCCGGAAACACCGCCCTAA
- a CDS encoding PIN domain-containing protein, with protein MPQPAALLDTDILSELLKQHPLVVQRVRNYLAEHQRLAFSIITRYELLRGLKAKQARTQEAAFTLLCQASLILPITDQVVERAATLYGDLHRQGALLPDADLLIAATALDAQRPLITNNLAHFQRIPGLIVESWKRSA; from the coding sequence ATGCCGCAACCGGCTGCCCTCCTCGATACCGATATTCTCTCCGAACTTCTCAAGCAACATCCCCTCGTCGTGCAGCGGGTGCGGAACTATCTGGCGGAGCACCAGCGGCTGGCCTTCTCGATTATCACTCGCTATGAACTCCTGCGGGGACTGAAGGCGAAACAGGCACGGACTCAAGAGGCGGCCTTCACGTTGCTCTGCCAGGCCAGTCTCATTCTGCCGATCACCGACCAAGTCGTAGAGCGCGCGGCGACGTTATACGGCGATCTCCATCGACAGGGGGCTTTGCTGCCCGATGCAGACCTGCTCATTGCCGCTACCGCCTTGGACGCGCAGCGTCCGTTGATTACGAACAACCTCGCGCACTTCCAGCGCATTCCTGGCCTCATCGTCGAAAGCTGGAAACGGTCAGCGTAA
- a CDS encoding sigma-70 family RNA polymerase sigma factor — protein MARRATVRQDTEVTAPVSTRRPRAARAEEDEDAESHGLAESEDSGGEIRQAESGRAEGLDTIKSYLREVRKSTLLNFKQEQSLGKRVMAGDEAARQEMIEANLRLVISIGKRYMNRGFPFADIVEEGNLGLIKAVEKFNYKRGFRFSTYASWWIRQYIERAIINQGKLVRLPVHVVERLNRYLGKVEQLVHELGREPRAEEVAAKLKTSVAEVDDLKQLVRTTCSLDSPISDRQDTFLRDVIEDPLCLTPADTTEGVMRRAELMAWVNELPEKERTVILARFGLDGAESRTLEEIGQEMGLTRERVRQIETAALARLRGIIERKTMKRADLL, from the coding sequence ATGGCTCGACGTGCAACTGTGCGACAGGATACCGAGGTAACTGCGCCGGTCTCGACCCGCCGCCCGCGTGCTGCGCGCGCGGAAGAGGATGAGGATGCGGAGTCGCACGGCCTCGCCGAGTCGGAGGACTCCGGTGGAGAAATCCGCCAGGCAGAATCCGGGCGTGCGGAAGGCCTCGACACCATCAAGAGTTATCTGCGCGAAGTCCGCAAGTCGACCCTGTTGAACTTCAAACAGGAACAATCTCTGGGCAAACGCGTGATGGCCGGTGACGAAGCGGCTCGACAGGAGATGATCGAGGCGAATCTCCGGCTGGTCATCAGTATCGGAAAGCGATACATGAATCGCGGCTTCCCGTTTGCCGATATCGTTGAAGAAGGCAATCTGGGCCTGATCAAGGCCGTGGAAAAATTTAACTACAAACGCGGATTCCGCTTCAGCACCTATGCGTCCTGGTGGATTCGCCAGTATATCGAGCGAGCCATCATCAACCAGGGCAAACTTGTCCGGTTGCCGGTTCATGTGGTTGAACGGCTGAACCGGTATCTCGGTAAGGTCGAGCAGTTGGTCCATGAGCTCGGCCGGGAACCACGGGCCGAGGAAGTCGCGGCCAAGTTGAAAACCAGCGTGGCGGAGGTGGACGATCTGAAACAGCTGGTTCGCACCACCTGTTCGCTCGACAGCCCGATCAGCGACCGGCAGGACACTTTCTTGCGGGACGTGATTGAGGATCCGCTCTGTCTCACGCCTGCGGACACCACCGAAGGGGTGATGCGACGGGCCGAACTCATGGCCTGGGTCAATGAGTTGCCCGAAAAGGAGCGCACGGTGATTTTGGCGCGGTTTGGACTTGACGGCGCCGAGTCGCGAACGTTAGAAGAGATCGGCCAGGAGATGGGGCTGACTCGCGAACGAGTCCGCCAAATCGAAACCGCCGCCCTTGCAAGGCTCCGCGGGATTATTGAACGGAAAACCATGAAGCGGGCGGATCTTTTATGA
- a CDS encoding adenine phosphoribosyltransferase, with product MNYKSLIREVPDFPKPGILFYDITTLLKDPQAFRAIADELAARYEGQGIAKVIGIESRGFILGGTLAARLGAGFVPVRKPGKLPADIYEVQYNLEYGSSVLAIHRDAVSPGERVLIVDDLLATGGTAAATVDLVGQLGGEIAGLDFLIELKGLNGRARLTGHNVHSMIVYP from the coding sequence ATGAACTACAAGTCCCTCATCCGAGAAGTTCCCGACTTTCCTAAGCCCGGCATCCTCTTCTACGACATCACCACTCTCCTGAAAGATCCGCAGGCCTTTCGCGCCATCGCCGATGAGCTGGCCGCTCGTTACGAGGGACAGGGCATTGCGAAGGTCATCGGGATCGAGTCGCGCGGGTTTATCCTCGGCGGTACGCTGGCGGCCCGACTTGGCGCCGGGTTCGTTCCGGTGAGAAAGCCCGGCAAATTGCCCGCCGACATTTATGAGGTGCAATACAATCTGGAATATGGCTCCAGCGTGCTGGCGATTCATCGAGATGCCGTATCGCCTGGAGAGCGCGTCCTGATCGTGGACGATCTGCTGGCCACGGGCGGCACGGCCGCGGCGACTGTCGACTTGGTCGGTCAACTCGGCGGGGAGATTGCAGGATTGGACTTTCTCATCGAGCTGAAAGGCCTGAATGGGCGAGCCCGGCTGACAGGGCATAATGTGCACTCCATGATCGTCTATCCGTAG
- a CDS encoding response regulator, which yields MSQAKLFVVDDDEAARTLLAEALAKEGYEVEAFASGQAAVERGKQAPPDVVLTDIRMEQGDGFLVLKEFKRFSPDTSIVLLTAFGSLEGAIEAIKQGAYDYLAKPFKRDEIRLVVQRSLEHCRLVRENARFREDARVREPWSHLVGSSPAMLEVYKLVARVSDGRSTVLIEGESGTGKELIARAVHLNSPRREKPFIPVNCGALPDHLLESEMFGYEKGAFTGAVGAKAGLFEAANGGTLFLDEIGDLGQALQVKLLRVMQEQEVRRVGSTSSVKVDVRIIAATNRDLAARVKEGKFRDDLYYRLNVVRIALPSLADRQEDIPMLAHHFLQKYAKQSSHVRGFSPETMTLLKRYHWPGNVRELENAVERAVSLSHGPLLLPEDLPESIRTEPGSPDKPAGELSEGDPDALLTLDEVEKRHLSRVLKETRGNKVKAAKILGIDRRTLYRMAERFGLDFGDESEDK from the coding sequence ATGAGTCAGGCAAAACTGTTTGTGGTCGACGATGATGAGGCTGCCCGGACCTTGCTGGCTGAAGCGCTCGCGAAGGAAGGGTATGAGGTCGAAGCCTTTGCCAGCGGCCAGGCTGCGGTGGAGCGCGGGAAGCAGGCCCCCCCGGACGTGGTCCTCACCGATATCCGTATGGAGCAAGGCGACGGATTTTTAGTGTTGAAAGAGTTTAAGCGATTCAGCCCGGATACGTCGATTGTCTTGCTGACGGCGTTCGGATCCCTGGAGGGCGCGATTGAAGCCATCAAGCAGGGCGCCTATGACTATCTGGCGAAACCGTTCAAGCGGGACGAGATTCGGCTCGTCGTCCAGCGCAGCTTGGAGCATTGCCGTCTGGTTCGGGAAAATGCCCGCTTTCGTGAAGATGCCCGCGTGCGTGAACCCTGGTCGCATTTGGTCGGCAGCAGTCCCGCCATGCTGGAAGTGTACAAGCTGGTAGCCCGGGTATCCGACGGGCGAAGCACGGTCCTCATCGAAGGGGAAAGTGGAACCGGCAAAGAGCTGATCGCGCGCGCGGTCCATTTAAATAGTCCGCGCCGCGAGAAACCGTTCATTCCCGTCAACTGCGGCGCCCTTCCCGATCATCTGCTCGAATCGGAAATGTTCGGCTATGAAAAGGGGGCGTTCACCGGAGCCGTCGGCGCGAAGGCCGGGCTCTTTGAGGCAGCCAATGGCGGCACGTTGTTTTTGGACGAGATCGGGGATCTCGGCCAGGCGCTCCAGGTCAAGTTGTTGCGCGTGATGCAGGAGCAGGAAGTGCGGCGGGTCGGCAGTACGTCCTCCGTGAAAGTCGATGTGCGCATAATCGCCGCCACGAATCGGGATCTGGCCGCCCGTGTCAAAGAGGGGAAATTTCGCGATGACTTGTACTATCGGTTGAACGTGGTGAGGATCGCACTTCCGTCGTTAGCCGATCGACAGGAAGACATTCCGATGCTCGCCCATCATTTTTTACAGAAATATGCCAAGCAATCCTCGCATGTGAGAGGGTTTTCGCCCGAAACAATGACATTGTTGAAGCGCTATCACTGGCCGGGTAATGTGCGCGAGTTGGAAAATGCCGTCGAGCGAGCGGTCTCCCTGAGTCATGGTCCGCTGCTGTTGCCCGAAGATCTTCCCGAATCGATCAGGACGGAGCCTGGTTCGCCAGACAAGCCTGCGGGAGAACTGTCCGAGGGAGATCCTGATGCTTTGCTGACCTTGGATGAGGTGGAGAAACGGCATCTGTCGCGTGTGTTGAAAGAGACGAGAGGCAATAAGGTGAAGGCGGCGAAGATCCTCGGAATCGATCGGCGGACCCTGTACCGGATGGCGGAGCGGTTTGGGTTGGATTTCGGCGATGAGAGCGAGGATAAATAG
- a CDS encoding DUF104 domain-containing protein: MRQTIKARYHGGVLQPLEPLALTDDAEVQVTIDTELALGADEILRRAAQVYHGLSTDEITQVESIALDRQHFFREPAA, encoded by the coding sequence ATGCGACAAACAATCAAAGCCCGCTATCATGGCGGAGTGTTACAGCCGTTGGAACCTCTTGCGTTGACTGATGATGCGGAAGTACAGGTCACGATCGATACCGAGCTCGCGCTTGGCGCGGACGAAATTCTGCGGCGTGCCGCACAGGTCTATCACGGACTGAGTACCGACGAGATCACGCAGGTCGAGTCCATTGCGTTGGATCGGCAGCACTTCTTCCGTGAGCCGGCTGCCTAA
- a CDS encoding DUF72 domain-containing protein encodes MRSMSNRSLVRFGTSSWAYEGWRNQIYHRPYPASRFSKDSLAEYAAYQTGGVPLFRTVGIDHSFYRPASTAQLAHYARQVPADFHFCSKVWEELTVPAYAHLPRYGAKAGQPNPRFLDRALFRELVLQPFREALPGQIGPFIFEFQRTGMEPSIFLNALDRFLADLPTGFPYAVEIRNPAVLSPRYREILLAHQVAHTYNHWTGMPPLLARHRLLNERFTAPFVVMPLLTPLGLPYGEAVERYAPYNRIVTAQPQMRREAASLIQAASSHGITPYVLVNNRLEGNAPLTIQAIVESLTALPDSAALPPPSTRGSII; translated from the coding sequence ATGCGGTCGATGAGCAACCGGTCGCTGGTTCGTTTCGGCACCAGTTCCTGGGCCTACGAGGGTTGGCGCAATCAGATCTATCACCGGCCCTACCCGGCCAGTCGTTTCTCCAAAGATAGCCTTGCCGAATATGCGGCGTATCAGACAGGCGGCGTGCCGCTGTTTCGCACGGTCGGCATCGACCATTCCTTTTACAGGCCGGCCAGCACGGCTCAACTTGCGCATTATGCGAGGCAGGTTCCGGCTGATTTTCACTTTTGCTCGAAGGTATGGGAAGAGCTGACGGTTCCCGCCTATGCCCATCTCCCCCGGTATGGCGCCAAGGCGGGACAACCCAACCCCCGGTTTCTCGACCGCGCCCTCTTCCGCGAATTGGTCCTGCAGCCGTTTCGTGAGGCCCTCCCCGGGCAAATTGGTCCCTTCATCTTTGAATTTCAGCGAACGGGAATGGAACCTAGCATCTTCCTCAACGCCCTGGACCGTTTTCTTGCCGACCTGCCCACCGGGTTTCCCTATGCCGTGGAGATCCGGAACCCTGCGGTATTGAGCCCGCGCTACCGGGAGATTCTTCTCGCGCACCAGGTCGCTCACACGTATAACCACTGGACCGGAATGCCGCCGCTTCTCGCTCGGCATCGTCTCCTCAACGAGCGCTTCACCGCTCCCTTTGTCGTGATGCCTCTCCTGACTCCGCTCGGCCTCCCTTACGGTGAAGCCGTGGAGCGATATGCTCCCTACAATCGCATCGTCACCGCTCAGCCGCAGATGCGCCGGGAGGCCGCCTCGCTGATTCAGGCAGCATCCTCCCACGGCATCACGCCCTATGTGCTTGTCAACAATCGCTTGGAAGGCAACGCCCCGCTGACCATTCAAGCCATCGTGGAATCATTGACAGCGCTTCCCGACTCAGCCGCGTTGCCGCCGCCGTCCACGCGTGGTAGCATAATCTGA
- a CDS encoding transcriptional regulator, TraR/DksA family protein — translation MTEKDEDSVAARVVAALTLKETPKEKEERQRRREVLQRMLLGKRQEIMREIEGNLGQSLTEDQQRRLESARDVGDQALMDLDRELGISLMEMRNRKRQAIDEALTRLSEGTYGICAECGIEVSEKRLEAVPFAKLCVQCQSRQELLEKIEKEEDRD, via the coding sequence ATGACTGAAAAAGACGAAGATAGCGTAGCCGCACGCGTTGTAGCCGCGCTCACGCTTAAGGAAACGCCGAAGGAAAAAGAAGAACGCCAGCGCCGGCGGGAAGTCCTGCAGCGGATGCTGCTCGGCAAGCGCCAGGAGATCATGCGCGAGATCGAAGGTAACCTCGGCCAGTCGCTGACGGAAGATCAGCAGCGCCGTTTGGAATCGGCCCGCGACGTGGGTGATCAAGCTCTCATGGACCTGGATCGCGAGCTCGGCATTTCCCTGATGGAGATGCGGAACCGGAAGCGCCAGGCGATCGATGAGGCGCTGACGCGGCTCAGCGAAGGGACCTACGGTATTTGTGCGGAATGCGGCATCGAAGTTAGTGAGAAGCGCTTAGAGGCGGTGCCGTTCGCCAAATTGTGCGTTCAATGTCAATCTCGCCAGGAACTCCTCGAGAAGATTGAGAAGGAAGAGGATCGGGACTAG
- the malQ gene encoding 4-alpha-glucanotransferase — translation MYDGTEQDLLRLLASRAGISPEYYDIAGTLHVTSDDTRRAILSAMGFDTASRESLAQALIAWDEAPWSQSCDPILILEQGYGPTNWVFRLPLEEKDEEHLALAWHLTDEKGTVVHREDAGPRLVPHEVQVVAGRRMVRFELPLVPNLDLGYYDLSVVGTVGIVPTKGVLRIVVAPAHCYVPPGMAQGQRVWGLAVQLYALRSRTNWGVGDFTDLARLVEWAGKALGAGIIGLNPLHALKNSRPHHLSPYSPTSRLFLNELYVDLDRLPEYHASPEAQRLRHSPEFQKSVEEARAADLVDSESVVKAKRTMLDLAYRQFLTENYSGTEPSLQPTSARGWLLERFIRDEGESLERFALFQVLEEDRRLIEQAPKLWPEWPAQYRNPGSPALREFARRHRKRVRFFQYVQWVAADQLRAANTRASQVHMTVGLYPDLALGSDRNGAEAWMLQDVLALGTDCGAPPDAFAPQGQNWGFAPFNPLRLKATAYRSFIELLRKTFRQGGAIRIDHVMTLFRLFWVPRGMTAAAGAYVQYPAEDLLRILALESTRAQTLVIGEDLGTVPDYVREQLGRYKILSYRVLYFERNWDGSCKPPSAYPDQSLAVVTTHDLPTLTGYWIGEDIRLRARLGMYGNEQAVQQAFEERARDKHHFLAALQGAGLLPPGVGAQQESVPAMTPDLCRAIHLYLAGSPAWVVLANLDDVIGEVTQMNLPGTVDAYPNWSRKLSLSLEDLQQDERVQSLAAAIRTLRPAAAHP, via the coding sequence ATGTACGACGGCACTGAGCAAGACCTGCTTCGCCTCCTCGCCTCACGGGCCGGCATTTCCCCCGAGTATTACGACATTGCCGGTACCCTTCATGTGACCAGCGATGACACGCGTCGCGCCATACTCTCCGCCATGGGATTTGATACGGCGTCGCGTGAGTCGTTAGCCCAAGCCCTGATTGCGTGGGACGAGGCGCCGTGGAGCCAATCCTGTGATCCGATTTTGATTCTCGAGCAGGGGTATGGCCCAACAAACTGGGTATTTCGTCTCCCGTTGGAGGAGAAGGACGAGGAGCACCTGGCCCTGGCATGGCATCTGACCGATGAAAAGGGGACGGTAGTGCATCGCGAGGATGCCGGTCCGCGCCTTGTTCCGCATGAGGTTCAGGTGGTGGCGGGGCGGCGTATGGTCCGCTTCGAATTACCGCTGGTGCCGAATTTGGATCTGGGCTATTACGACCTGTCGGTGGTGGGGACTGTCGGAATAGTGCCCACGAAAGGGGTTCTCCGTATCGTGGTGGCTCCGGCGCATTGTTATGTGCCGCCGGGGATGGCGCAGGGGCAACGGGTGTGGGGATTGGCAGTGCAACTCTATGCGTTGCGATCCCGGACCAATTGGGGCGTCGGCGACTTTACCGATTTGGCCCGCCTGGTTGAATGGGCCGGCAAGGCATTGGGCGCGGGTATCATCGGGCTGAATCCACTCCACGCGCTCAAGAATTCGCGTCCGCACCACCTCAGTCCGTATTCTCCGACGAGCCGCCTGTTCTTGAACGAGCTCTATGTCGATCTTGATCGCCTGCCTGAATATCATGCCTCGCCGGAGGCGCAGCGGCTGAGACACAGTCCTGAATTTCAGAAAAGCGTCGAGGAGGCGCGCGCGGCGGACCTGGTGGATTCCGAGTCCGTGGTCAAGGCGAAGCGCACGATGCTGGATCTGGCCTATCGACAATTCCTGACGGAGAACTATTCAGGGACGGAGCCTTCGCTGCAGCCCACCAGTGCCCGAGGATGGTTGTTGGAGCGTTTCATCCGGGATGAAGGGGAGTCGCTGGAACGGTTTGCTTTGTTTCAGGTGCTGGAAGAAGACCGGCGTTTGATTGAACAGGCTCCAAAGCTCTGGCCCGAATGGCCGGCCCAGTATCGGAATCCGGGCTCACCTGCACTGCGGGAATTTGCGCGGCGCCATCGCAAACGGGTGAGGTTTTTTCAGTATGTGCAATGGGTGGCGGCTGATCAACTCCGGGCCGCCAATACCCGCGCGTCTCAGGTGCATATGACCGTCGGCTTGTATCCGGACCTGGCGCTGGGCAGCGATCGCAACGGGGCGGAAGCCTGGATGTTGCAAGATGTCCTGGCATTGGGCACGGATTGCGGAGCGCCGCCGGATGCATTCGCTCCTCAGGGTCAAAACTGGGGGTTTGCGCCGTTCAATCCGCTGCGCTTGAAGGCGACAGCGTACCGATCGTTCATCGAGTTGCTGCGGAAAACGTTCCGGCAGGGCGGGGCCATTCGGATCGATCATGTGATGACGTTGTTTCGCCTGTTCTGGGTGCCGCGTGGGATGACCGCCGCGGCCGGTGCATACGTGCAATATCCGGCTGAGGATTTGTTGCGGATTCTTGCGCTGGAGAGCACCCGGGCGCAGACCCTGGTCATTGGAGAAGATCTGGGCACGGTGCCGGATTATGTTCGCGAACAGCTCGGCCGGTACAAGATCCTTTCCTACCGCGTATTGTATTTCGAACGGAACTGGGACGGCTCCTGCAAGCCCCCGTCGGCGTATCCCGATCAATCGCTTGCGGTCGTCACCACACATGACCTTCCTACATTGACCGGCTACTGGATCGGGGAGGATATCCGGCTGCGCGCAAGGCTCGGCATGTATGGCAATGAGCAGGCGGTGCAGCAAGCCTTCGAGGAACGGGCGAGGGATAAACATCACTTTCTCGCCGCGCTTCAGGGGGCGGGGTTATTGCCTCCCGGTGTGGGCGCTCAGCAGGAATCGGTGCCGGCTATGACGCCGGACTTGTGTCGGGCGATTCATCTGTATCTCGCTGGCTCGCCGGCCTGGGTGGTCTTGGCCAATCTCGACGATGTGATCGGCGAAGTGACACAAATGAATTTGCCTGGTACTGTAGACGCCTATCCAAACTGGTCCCGAAAACTGTCGCTGTCGCTGGAGGATCTCCAACAGGATGAGCGTGTACAATCTCTCGCCGCCGCCATTCGTACGCTCCGCCCTGCTGCCGCACATCCTTAG
- the queC gene encoding 7-cyano-7-deazaguanine synthase QueC — translation MISSRPNAVVLLSGGLDSTVTAAIAQHDGYRIHCMTVSYGQRHHVEVERARAVAERLEAAGHVVVTVDLRAIGGSAITADVEVPKDRTQDERAGNIPVTYVPARNTIFLSLALAYAETVSASAIYFGANVLDYSGYPDCRPDFIRAFETVARLGTKTGVEGQGVEVRAPLLMLSKAAIVRRGQELNVPFELTHSCYDPGAEGVACGRCDSCRIRREGFRLAGVVDPVPYAIL, via the coding sequence ATGATTTCTTCCCGTCCGAACGCAGTAGTTTTGTTGAGCGGAGGATTGGATTCCACCGTGACGGCAGCGATCGCCCAACATGACGGGTATCGCATTCACTGCATGACGGTCTCCTACGGACAGCGTCACCACGTGGAGGTCGAGCGCGCCCGCGCCGTCGCTGAGAGGTTGGAGGCTGCCGGCCATGTCGTCGTCACGGTTGATCTGCGGGCAATCGGCGGGTCGGCCATCACGGCGGATGTGGAGGTGCCTAAAGACCGCACGCAAGATGAACGCGCAGGGAACATTCCAGTCACCTATGTTCCGGCCCGCAATACTATCTTCCTCTCGCTAGCCCTGGCGTATGCGGAAACGGTGAGTGCCTCGGCCATCTACTTCGGTGCAAACGTCCTGGACTATTCGGGATACCCGGATTGCCGGCCCGATTTTATTCGTGCGTTTGAGACAGTGGCCAGGCTTGGAACCAAGACGGGAGTGGAGGGGCAAGGAGTGGAAGTCCGCGCGCCTTTGCTGATGCTGTCCAAGGCAGCCATCGTGCGGCGTGGGCAGGAGCTGAATGTCCCATTCGAACTGACGCACAGTTGTTACGATCCCGGTGCCGAGGGTGTTGCCTGCGGCCGGTGCGACAGTTGCCGGATTCGGCGTGAAGGTTTTCGACTGGCGGGTGTTGTGGATCCGGTCCCCTATGCGATACTCTAA
- a CDS encoding response regulator: protein MTTDGTQRATTILVVDDDPTTLLLASKPLQDYGYTVLTAPGSAEALRLYAEHPTPIHLVVTDIFLPPPGFQLSVEKNPYPRINGPEMVDRLLEGTRNIRIILMSSTPGPDLQRRGLIREGLPFLKKPFTSDVLLTLAHQTLAGPPATQAPAKPSASGKGEVEWVD from the coding sequence ATGACTACCGACGGAACACAGCGCGCGACGACCATCCTTGTCGTTGACGACGATCCCACGACGCTTCTGTTGGCGTCAAAACCATTGCAGGATTACGGGTACACCGTCCTCACGGCGCCGGGAAGCGCCGAAGCACTCAGGCTCTACGCGGAACACCCCACCCCCATTCATCTTGTCGTCACCGACATCTTCCTCCCACCCCCCGGTTTCCAACTCTCCGTCGAGAAGAATCCCTACCCCCGGATCAATGGGCCCGAGATGGTCGACCGTCTCCTGGAGGGAACGCGAAATATCCGCATCATTCTCATGTCCAGCACTCCAGGACCCGACCTGCAACGTCGCGGCCTCATCAGGGAGGGATTGCCCTTCCTAAAAAAGCCCTTTACCAGCGACGTCCTGCTGACGCTCGCCCACCAGACATTGGCCGGACCTCCAGCCACCCAAGCCCCTGCAAAACCCTCCGCATCCGGCAAGGGCGAGGTAGAGTGGGTCGACTGA